The following coding sequences lie in one Mesorhizobium sp. NZP2298 genomic window:
- a CDS encoding 4-(cytidine 5'-diphospho)-2-C-methyl-D-erythritol kinase encodes MDTEIGSRTWPAHAKINLALHVTGRRPDGYHLIESLAVFTRFGDRVEIALADSDDFTVSGRYAPAVPLDASNLVLKARDALRREAGSARTPPVAIKLEKNLPVASGVGGGSSDAAAVLRGLVRTWDLAIDDAKLARIGLSLGADVPMCLAAKPLVARGIGDELSMVPDFSALGLVLVNPGKPVSTAEIFAALSRRDNEPLAPLPRSIDFHSLRNWLEVTRNDLEPVAVALQPAIGRALSWLDKAGSGFSRMSGSGATCFGLFETGNVAKRAAAEIRGRQPDWFVAATRSMASEAE; translated from the coding sequence GTGGACACCGAAATCGGTTCGCGCACCTGGCCCGCGCATGCCAAGATCAATCTGGCACTCCATGTCACCGGCAGGCGGCCTGACGGCTATCATCTGATTGAAAGCCTGGCGGTGTTCACGCGTTTTGGCGACCGGGTCGAAATCGCGCTCGCCGACAGCGACGATTTCACCGTGTCCGGCCGTTATGCGCCCGCGGTTCCTCTCGACGCCAGCAATCTCGTGCTGAAGGCGCGCGATGCCCTGCGACGAGAGGCCGGCTCCGCACGAACTCCGCCGGTTGCCATAAAACTCGAAAAGAACCTGCCGGTCGCCTCCGGCGTCGGCGGCGGATCGAGTGACGCGGCGGCCGTATTGCGCGGGCTGGTGCGGACATGGGACCTGGCCATCGACGACGCCAAGCTGGCGCGGATCGGTCTCTCGCTTGGCGCCGACGTCCCGATGTGCCTGGCGGCAAAACCGCTGGTGGCGCGCGGCATTGGTGACGAGCTGTCGATGGTGCCGGATTTTTCGGCGCTTGGACTGGTGCTGGTCAATCCGGGCAAGCCGGTGTCGACGGCGGAAATCTTCGCAGCGCTATCCCGCCGCGACAATGAACCACTGGCGCCGCTGCCGCGCAGCATCGATTTTCACAGCCTGCGCAACTGGCTGGAGGTCACCCGTAACGATCTCGAACCGGTAGCCGTGGCGCTGCAGCCCGCCATAGGCCGGGCGCTGTCGTGGCTTGATAAGGCCGGATCGGGGTTTTCACGCATGTCCGGATCGGGCGCGACATGCTTCGGTCTGTTCGAGACCGGCAATGTCGCCAAGCGGGCGGCAGCCGAAATACGCGGCCGCCAGCCCGACTGGTTCGTCGCGGCGACGCGCAGCATGGCATCGGAGGCTGAGTGA
- the moaB gene encoding molybdenum cofactor biosynthesis protein B: MAGINESRSFIPVRIAVLTVSDTRSLADDKSGRTLADRIIEAGHILAARDVVTDDRDKIRDTVLAWSRDKNIDVVITTGGTGFTGRDVTPEALEPMFEKRMDGFSEVFHRISYDKIGTSTIQSRATGGVVNATFVFVLPGSPGACKDAWDGILKAQLDYRHMPCNFVEIMPRLDEHLRRGKSTP; encoded by the coding sequence ATGGCTGGGATTAACGAGAGCCGTTCGTTCATTCCGGTTCGCATCGCGGTGCTGACCGTTTCCGACACGCGCAGCCTTGCCGACGACAAATCCGGCCGGACATTGGCCGATCGCATCATCGAGGCCGGCCACATCCTGGCCGCCCGCGATGTCGTCACCGATGACCGCGACAAGATCCGCGACACGGTCCTGGCGTGGTCGCGGGACAAGAATATCGATGTCGTCATCACCACCGGCGGCACCGGCTTCACCGGGCGTGACGTGACACCGGAGGCGCTGGAGCCGATGTTCGAAAAGCGCATGGACGGCTTTTCCGAAGTGTTCCACCGCATCTCCTACGACAAGATCGGCACCTCGACGATCCAGAGCCGGGCGACCGGTGGCGTCGTCAACGCCACTTTCGTCTTCGTGCTGCCGGGCTCGCCCGGCGCCTGCAAGGATGCCTGGGACGGCATCCTGAAGGCGCAGCTCGACTACCGTCACATGCCGTGCAATTTCGTCGAGATCATGCCGCGCCTGGACGAACATCTGCGGCGCGGGAAGTCGACTCCGTAA
- a CDS encoding GFA family protein, whose translation MTEHTGGCHCGNIRLRFSTELDPSQIEVRACQCSFCIKHGSRAVADPDGRLIVSVGDIERLRKYRFGLRTADYLICADCGVYVAAIAGDDAKAIVIISAMDDQKAFSREPVPVDFDGESREQREARRRLRWMRVEISFD comes from the coding sequence ATGACCGAGCATACCGGCGGATGCCATTGCGGCAACATACGCCTTCGATTTTCAACCGAACTCGATCCATCGCAAATCGAAGTCCGCGCCTGCCAATGCTCGTTCTGCATCAAACATGGCTCGCGCGCCGTCGCCGATCCGGACGGCAGGCTGATTGTCTCGGTCGGGGATATCGAGCGATTACGCAAATACCGGTTCGGGCTGAGGACGGCCGACTATCTGATCTGCGCGGATTGCGGCGTCTATGTCGCCGCGATCGCCGGAGACGACGCGAAAGCAATCGTCATCATCAGTGCCATGGACGACCAAAAGGCGTTCAGCCGCGAGCCTGTCCCTGTCGATTTCGACGGGGAAAGCAGAGAGCAACGCGAAGCCAGGCGTCGCCTCCGCTGGATGCGGGTCGAGATCAGCTTCGACTGA